A DNA window from Trueperaceae bacterium contains the following coding sequences:
- a CDS encoding low molecular weight protein-tyrosine-phosphatase — translation MSGATTSVLFVCLGNICRSPTAEGMFRAKLDAAGLADRVRVDSAGTGDWHVGEPPDPRMRAAALEVGVDLSPLRARQVRPEDLDAFAFVVAMDGANLAALEAMAPGRAVRMLDFLPAGVEGPADGDVPDPYFGGPDGFADVVALLDAATDGLLAALRADLDGVEVGAPTAG, via the coding sequence ATGAGCGGGGCGACGACGTCGGTCCTGTTCGTGTGCCTCGGCAACATCTGCCGCAGCCCGACGGCGGAGGGGATGTTCCGCGCGAAGCTCGACGCGGCCGGCCTCGCCGACCGCGTCCGGGTCGACTCCGCGGGGACCGGCGATTGGCACGTCGGCGAGCCGCCGGACCCCCGCATGCGCGCCGCGGCGTTGGAGGTCGGGGTGGACCTGTCGCCGCTCCGTGCGCGCCAGGTGCGCCCGGAGGACCTGGACGCCTTCGCATTCGTCGTCGCGATGGACGGCGCGAACCTCGCGGCGCTCGAGGCGATGGCGCCCGGGCGGGCGGTCCGCATGCTGGATTTCCTGCCGGCGGGGGTCGAGGGGCCCGCGGACGGCGACGTGCCCGACCCCTACTTCGGGGGGCCGGACGGCTTCGCGGACGTCGTCGCGCTACTGGATGCCGCGACCGACGGCCTGCTGGCGGCCCTGCGGGCGGACCTGGACGGGGTGGAGGTCGGGGCGCCCACCGCGGGGTGA